A region from the Rheinheimera mangrovi genome encodes:
- a CDS encoding MBOAT family O-acyltransferase: MEFIFLIFLSTVVDFTAALRLEHERNEKLRKAILAVSVIFNLGLLFYFKYIPSVFDGIRWGSAHLFGGDALNIPHLDIILPLGISFYTFQTMSYTIDVYRRRIPAERHLGYFALYVTFFPQLLAGPIERASHLIAQLREKKSFQWSWCGSAFFLIVLGLAKKTVIADRLSQLFNPVVLHPEGYNASTLLLTPIATVYQYYCDLSGYADIAIGSAMLFGIQLSKNFDRPFAATSTIRFWYRWHITVTSWFRDYLMRLFTGAGSVARARPVALIVTGLVIGLWHSPSLGWLIAGISVSMLAIPEIAWTHWRIRRRIRPRNTIERIVWNFGARLYVWVVIFYLIGVPLTWGTLSELTIVFNKIFTVTSSDFFNLPEVASLKLLYVLLVFITMLEVWQWLESKGYDKSIVNALPLELKWFSVTLLIVVTMIFANITNSGFLYFGY, encoded by the coding sequence GTGGAATTTATTTTTCTAATATTCCTTTCTACGGTGGTAGACTTTACTGCAGCGTTAAGGCTCGAACATGAGAGAAATGAAAAGCTAAGAAAAGCAATTTTAGCTGTCAGCGTTATATTTAATTTGGGTTTGTTATTTTATTTTAAATATATTCCATCTGTTTTTGATGGCATCAGATGGGGAAGTGCTCATCTATTTGGTGGAGATGCGCTCAATATACCTCATCTTGATATTATTCTTCCTCTGGGTATTTCTTTTTATACATTTCAGACTATGAGTTATACTATTGACGTTTATCGTCGACGTATACCGGCTGAACGTCATTTAGGGTATTTTGCTCTCTATGTTACTTTCTTCCCTCAGCTTTTAGCTGGCCCGATCGAGCGAGCGTCTCACCTTATAGCTCAATTAAGAGAAAAAAAATCCTTTCAATGGTCCTGGTGTGGTAGTGCTTTTTTTCTAATCGTCTTAGGGCTAGCGAAAAAGACAGTTATTGCTGACCGTCTCAGTCAGCTTTTTAATCCGGTAGTTTTGCATCCTGAGGGTTATAACGCCTCAACTTTGCTATTGACGCCAATTGCCACGGTTTACCAGTATTACTGCGATCTTTCTGGGTATGCAGATATCGCGATAGGTTCAGCCATGCTATTTGGCATTCAGCTCAGTAAAAATTTTGATCGCCCTTTTGCTGCAACATCGACTATTCGCTTCTGGTATCGTTGGCATATAACCGTTACTAGTTGGTTCAGGGATTATCTGATGCGGTTGTTTACTGGAGCTGGCTCTGTAGCGCGAGCCAGGCCAGTTGCATTGATTGTTACCGGCCTTGTGATTGGGCTTTGGCATTCACCATCTCTTGGGTGGCTTATTGCGGGCATCTCCGTAAGCATGCTGGCTATTCCTGAGATCGCTTGGACTCACTGGCGGATCCGGCGCCGCATACGTCCAAGAAATACGATTGAACGCATTGTATGGAATTTTGGTGCCCGGCTTTATGTTTGGGTCGTAATTTTCTACCTGATAGGAGTGCCATTAACTTGGGGAACACTATCTGAATTAACTATTGTTTTTAATAAAATATTTACAGTGACTTCTAGTGACTTTTTTAATTTGCCTGAAGTTGCCTCCCTAAAATTATTGTATGTACTACTTGTTTTTATAACAATGTTAGAAGTTTGGCAGTGGCTAGAATCTAAGGGCTATGACAAATCTATAGTCAATGCATTGCCTTTGGAGTTAAAGTGGTTTTCAGTCACTTTATTAATTGTCGTCACTATGATCTTCGCAAATATAACTAATAGTGGTTTTCTTTATTTTGGGTATTAA
- a CDS encoding SGNH/GDSL hydrolase family protein: MDLPHKIYPLWRYGVAICGILAFIIFLNWVSQDYDSRQPDKFIFSKFLPNSLNVITSTQATAITLGGSIGFSLDLATAGLKGGVNLSFSGQDFIENEAVVDVVTSLNPNSIKYVFLAVQPAGILRDNSWSGPMTRRVFYNGIRPYRGLTLVGNDWRNQLQSILFPFVRADFFSGPIRYWLGELAGIYMPSPKVQDISHSMDNAKVRERSIALLEDLLQQMKQGLYYHRESIEKPKDALVRMCEKLARKNIQLILYVTPVTAEYQRLTSEFFRQDTIGGELWEEAEQSCKKQNAVVLRFDTEPAFLHSYDMFEDTFHLNDKGSVFFSLMMKGELNKLNKGAGN, encoded by the coding sequence ATGGATCTACCTCATAAAATTTATCCATTGTGGCGATATGGGGTTGCCATATGCGGTATTCTTGCATTCATAATATTTTTGAATTGGGTCAGTCAGGACTATGATTCCAGGCAACCTGATAAGTTTATTTTTTCTAAATTTCTGCCAAATTCGCTAAATGTAATAACTTCGACTCAAGCTACAGCGATAACCTTAGGTGGGTCAATTGGCTTTAGTTTGGATTTGGCGACTGCCGGTCTGAAAGGTGGCGTCAATCTTTCTTTTAGCGGGCAAGATTTTATTGAGAATGAAGCCGTTGTTGATGTCGTCACTTCGCTAAACCCAAATAGCATCAAATACGTTTTTCTTGCTGTACAACCTGCTGGAATATTACGCGATAATTCTTGGTCGGGTCCAATGACCAGACGTGTTTTTTATAATGGAATCCGACCTTACCGAGGATTGACCTTGGTTGGCAATGATTGGCGCAATCAGCTGCAATCCATTTTATTCCCTTTTGTTCGTGCTGATTTTTTTTCTGGTCCAATAAGATATTGGCTTGGAGAGTTAGCTGGAATTTATATGCCAAGCCCAAAGGTTCAGGATATCTCACACTCAATGGATAACGCTAAGGTTAGAGAGAGGTCGATAGCGTTACTTGAAGACCTATTGCAACAAATGAAACAGGGATTGTATTACCATCGTGAGTCTATTGAAAAGCCCAAAGACGCTTTGGTTAGGATGTGTGAGAAACTTGCACGTAAAAACATTCAATTGATTCTCTATGTGACACCCGTTACAGCAGAATATCAACGCCTGACCTCGGAGTTTTTTCGTCAAGACACCATTGGCGGTGAACTTTGGGAAGAAGCAGAGCAGAGTTGTAAGAAACAGAATGCTGTTGTCTTGCGTTTTGATACCGAACCGGCATTTCTGCATAGTTACGACATGTTTGAAGATACATTTCATCTTAATGACAAAGGCTCTGTATTTTTTTCATTGATGATGAAAGGGGAATTAAATAAATTAAATAAGGGAGCAGGGAATTGA
- a CDS encoding cytochrome P450, with protein sequence MSWTPPTLKLKPQSEIKAASALRAILDAERYWPSEILEQPFVLLETTTAPLLFLTDPQLVKEVLNRNDGTLPRSKLQQRFAGHGTGHENVIVDSGSRSQVHRRSLAPLFKPQSITEYFPFIQKTIDKVLQPLADNSVYGQPYDLGRLSVHATFGVIWQIMFGHASVETPPEIVEVLADTLYEAGLSGNLITTAKAVQYAREISMKLRPTQPLAPLSPFALNPPAGIALTTQEISDNAQFLITAGHESTALTISWAFYILANAPSEQDLIAEEIAKVLHNGEITMESLNKMTRLDHLLNETMRLYPAGIVINREAVEDTKIDYLDVAAGTQIAISFYGMHRHRAHWDKPDEFIPERFNTKVVSSKNSAFMPFSGGRHSCLGARLAWVEAMYTLASVLKDYTISPASTVMPLARYTLRPNDKLLITVSSR encoded by the coding sequence ATGAGTTGGACTCCTCCGACATTAAAGCTCAAACCACAAAGTGAAATAAAGGCAGCGTCAGCATTAAGAGCAATTTTAGACGCCGAGCGCTATTGGCCAAGTGAAATACTGGAACAACCTTTTGTTCTGTTAGAAACCACTACTGCCCCTTTATTATTTTTGACCGATCCGCAATTAGTTAAAGAAGTATTGAACCGCAATGATGGCACGCTTCCTCGCTCCAAGCTGCAGCAACGTTTTGCTGGCCACGGCACAGGGCATGAGAATGTCATTGTTGACAGCGGCAGCAGAAGCCAGGTTCACCGCCGGAGTTTAGCACCATTGTTCAAACCGCAATCTATTACTGAATACTTCCCATTTATCCAAAAGACTATTGATAAGGTCCTTCAACCTCTGGCTGATAATTCAGTCTATGGGCAACCATACGATCTTGGTCGACTAAGCGTACACGCAACCTTTGGTGTTATATGGCAAATTATGTTTGGCCATGCAAGCGTGGAAACCCCGCCTGAAATAGTTGAGGTATTGGCAGACACATTATACGAAGCAGGATTATCTGGAAATTTAATAACAACGGCAAAAGCAGTTCAATATGCTCGAGAAATCAGCATGAAATTGCGCCCCACTCAGCCACTGGCTCCTTTGAGTCCATTTGCGTTGAATCCCCCAGCCGGTATAGCTTTAACAACTCAGGAAATATCGGATAATGCTCAGTTTTTAATTACAGCTGGACACGAAAGTACCGCGCTCACCATCAGTTGGGCCTTTTACATCCTGGCAAATGCTCCCTCTGAACAAGATCTTATTGCAGAAGAAATAGCCAAAGTTCTACACAACGGTGAAATTACAATGGAGTCCTTAAATAAAATGACCCGATTAGATCATCTTCTTAACGAGACAATGCGCTTGTATCCTGCCGGCATTGTAATTAACCGCGAAGCTGTTGAGGACACAAAAATTGATTATCTCGATGTTGCTGCGGGAACCCAAATCGCCATCAGTTTTTATGGTATGCATAGGCACAGGGCGCACTGGGATAAGCCTGATGAATTTATTCCAGAACGCTTCAACACTAAAGTGGTGTCCAGCAAAAATAGTGCATTTATGCCGTTTTCGGGGGGGCGCCACAGTTGCCTAGGAGCACGATTGGCCTGGGTGGAAGCTATGTATACACTGGCGAGCGTTTTAAAAGACTATACAATTAGCCCAGCTTCTACTGTAATGCCTCTTGCACGCTACACGTTAAGGCCCAATGACAAACTACTGATTACAGTCTCATCAAGATAG
- a CDS encoding carbamoyltransferase C-terminal domain-containing protein — MTITKYFLSVYTHIGQLEWAYKLTRRHDQSMALWELSGNNLTLQRYWEFERISRVKGHGISFASAIEAKKFINELLADEDLTLDDMQVVIGTESLSQDKTDYSYKKIEPHFSYHSLCHIYSGVFVDSSHFYNDQILCLALDAGPDHVLDPLVWDKFHYLAAYVNNGRMQCFPIPSPAIFWALLREKLGMAEGTLMALGSASRCKLSIAVPACPRIMSLKDRYLAIQWVDQVISTVRSVKPEDCDLKFTGMDDRFSFEDNQISMIVKVIHENSLAVVAETIEQALKRFDVEPASLFLSMTGGFALNCPINSLLMKKFGFKGFLAPPVVNDSGMALGMGLHYADHNYPGFSFRLGTAYYGKFAELNDTILDKYRAIIRSVESWNIDTAIKDLLNGPITWFDGAAEIGPRALGHRSLLADPREERSKTRLNEIKQREWWRPVAPIVDSRMVNECFDIGGDSPYMLQAVPVRDKWLAKIPAVCHLDGTARVQTLKETDSPRLAALIQAFYQHTDVPMLCNTSLNDKDEPIIDSIERCIVFSHQKRINVAYINGVRVELNFEPSENYTFEIQREKICNFFSSASFEDLEKINPYALTREELAIYCSDPRLQKFSLTNRGDVDKLRKIFRLNQRSKGESAKVMNWES; from the coding sequence ATGACGATTACAAAGTATTTTCTGTCTGTTTACACCCATATCGGTCAATTAGAGTGGGCATATAAGTTAACCCGAAGACATGATCAATCAATGGCTTTGTGGGAGCTGTCAGGAAACAATTTAACTCTTCAGAGGTATTGGGAGTTTGAGCGAATATCTAGGGTAAAAGGTCATGGAATCTCATTTGCGTCAGCAATTGAAGCAAAGAAATTTATAAATGAATTGTTGGCTGATGAGGACCTGACTCTTGATGACATGCAAGTTGTAATAGGTACAGAAAGTTTATCTCAAGATAAGACGGATTATTCCTACAAAAAAATTGAACCACATTTTAGCTACCACAGCCTCTGCCATATTTATTCTGGTGTATTTGTCGACTCTTCACATTTTTACAATGACCAAATATTGTGTCTGGCGCTTGATGCTGGCCCGGATCATGTTCTTGATCCGTTGGTATGGGATAAATTTCATTATTTAGCAGCATATGTAAATAACGGCAGAATGCAGTGTTTCCCTATTCCTTCTCCAGCCATTTTTTGGGCATTGTTGCGAGAGAAGCTTGGCATGGCCGAAGGGACTCTTATGGCGTTGGGTAGCGCTTCGCGCTGTAAGCTGAGTATTGCTGTTCCAGCTTGCCCTAGAATCATGTCACTTAAAGACAGGTATTTGGCCATCCAGTGGGTTGACCAAGTGATTTCAACAGTCCGTTCTGTAAAACCAGAGGATTGTGACCTAAAGTTCACAGGCATGGATGATCGCTTCAGTTTTGAAGATAACCAAATAAGTATGATCGTTAAAGTTATCCATGAGAATTCTCTCGCTGTTGTCGCTGAGACTATTGAGCAAGCGCTAAAACGGTTTGACGTAGAGCCTGCATCCTTGTTTCTCTCAATGACTGGAGGTTTTGCTCTAAATTGTCCAATTAACTCTCTTCTGATGAAAAAGTTTGGGTTTAAGGGTTTCTTGGCCCCTCCAGTTGTCAATGATTCAGGAATGGCGTTAGGTATGGGTCTTCACTACGCAGATCATAATTATCCAGGCTTCAGCTTTCGCCTTGGCACTGCTTATTATGGTAAATTTGCGGAACTCAATGATACGATTCTTGATAAATACAGGGCTATTATCCGAAGTGTTGAAAGCTGGAATATTGATACCGCAATAAAAGACCTGCTGAACGGACCTATAACATGGTTTGATGGGGCTGCGGAAATAGGCCCTAGAGCACTCGGGCACCGCAGTCTATTAGCAGATCCAAGAGAAGAGAGGTCAAAGACCAGGCTTAATGAAATAAAACAAAGAGAATGGTGGCGGCCTGTTGCGCCCATAGTAGATTCAAGAATGGTTAACGAGTGCTTTGATATCGGCGGCGATTCGCCTTATATGTTGCAAGCTGTTCCAGTGCGGGACAAGTGGCTTGCTAAGATTCCAGCAGTTTGCCATTTGGATGGAACAGCCCGGGTTCAGACATTAAAAGAAACGGATAGTCCCCGCCTTGCCGCTCTTATCCAGGCTTTCTATCAACACACTGATGTTCCCATGTTGTGTAATACATCTCTGAATGATAAAGATGAGCCTATTATCGATAGTATAGAAAGATGCATTGTTTTTTCACATCAAAAAAGAATTAATGTTGCATATATTAATGGTGTAAGAGTCGAATTAAATTTTGAGCCATCTGAAAATTACACTTTTGAAATTCAGCGAGAAAAAATATGTAATTTTTTCTCTTCGGCATCTTTTGAAGATTTGGAAAAGATAAATCCTTATGCTTTGACTCGAGAGGAGTTAGCTATTTATTGTTCAGACCCTAGATTGCAGAAATTCAGCTTAACCAACAGAGGTGATGTGGACAAGTTAAGGAAAATATTTAGGTTAAATCAACGCTCGAAAGGTGAATCAGCAAAAGTGATGAATTGGGAATCGTGA
- a CDS encoding IS630 family transposase produces the protein MDKIAFFHCAEIRRLKKVIHKTRDKDLCRRANAVLLVLQGTSKSEVARVLQAGRSSLKRWLAWYEVVGVDSLKTKGVGRPVRQPKAFICKVLILLLEQTPRTLCFQRSRWSTEFFALLLRKLCSIKVHSSTIRRWLPKLNVVWRRASPTLYIKDPDKEAKLAAMNEALDNSSTDYPVFYEDEVDIHLNPKIGAEWGLKGQQHEVATSGQNKKHYLAGALHSQTGQISYVGGQRKTSDLFIELLKKVKGQYRRAKSMTFIVDNYIIHKSKKTQKWLTENPKFKLLFLPVYSPWHNKIEKLWHALHETITRNHRYKTMDELLEQVDHFMETAASFLGGKHGLKTAYHN, from the coding sequence ATGGACAAAATAGCATTTTTCCATTGCGCTGAAATCCGTCGTTTGAAGAAAGTCATTCATAAAACCAGAGATAAAGACCTATGCCGCAGAGCCAATGCGGTCCTGCTGGTGTTACAAGGGACCTCAAAATCTGAAGTCGCCCGTGTGCTTCAGGCGGGGCGTTCCTCCCTGAAGCGCTGGCTCGCCTGGTACGAAGTGGTCGGTGTTGATAGCTTGAAAACAAAAGGAGTTGGCAGGCCAGTTCGCCAGCCTAAAGCCTTTATCTGCAAGGTATTAATACTGTTGTTGGAGCAAACGCCACGAACCTTGTGCTTTCAGCGCTCACGCTGGAGTACAGAGTTTTTCGCGTTGCTGCTCAGAAAGCTCTGCAGCATCAAGGTGCATAGTTCCACCATCAGGCGTTGGTTGCCAAAGCTGAATGTGGTCTGGCGTCGGGCCTCACCGACGCTGTACATCAAAGATCCGGACAAAGAAGCGAAACTGGCCGCGATGAATGAAGCCCTGGACAACAGCAGTACCGACTATCCGGTGTTCTATGAAGATGAAGTGGATATCCACCTGAACCCGAAGATTGGAGCAGAGTGGGGCCTCAAAGGCCAGCAGCATGAAGTGGCGACATCAGGGCAAAACAAGAAACACTACTTAGCAGGAGCACTACACAGCCAAACTGGACAAATCAGCTATGTCGGTGGACAGCGAAAAACAAGCGACCTGTTTATCGAGTTACTGAAGAAGGTCAAAGGTCAGTACAGGCGGGCGAAAAGCATGACCTTTATTGTGGATAATTACATCATTCACAAGAGTAAGAAAACGCAAAAGTGGCTGACAGAAAACCCAAAGTTCAAACTGCTGTTTTTACCGGTCTACAGCCCATGGCATAACAAAATAGAAAAGCTCTGGCATGCGCTGCATGAAACGATTACCCGCAACCATCGCTATAAAACGATGGATGAACTACTGGAGCAGGTAGACCATTTTATGGAAACGGCAGCCTCGTTTCTTGGCGGTAAACATGGCCTGAAAACGGCGTATCACAATTAG